A region of Pyxidicoccus parkwaysis DNA encodes the following proteins:
- a CDS encoding cupin domain-containing protein produces the protein MSAPNRSPTLTVARPPRWDSRRRAEAADAAELESPNPEAAPPSVDKVNLAEKLALFSEHWSPRVVGDLNGQQVKLVKLQGPFVWHHHDAEDELFLVLHGHLRMELKDRTVDVKPGEFIIIPRGVEHRPVAEEEVHVLLFEPASTLNTGNVRGERTVENLQRL, from the coding sequence ATGAGCGCACCCAACCGGAGCCCCACCCTCACCGTTGCCCGGCCGCCGCGCTGGGACTCCCGCCGCCGCGCCGAAGCCGCGGACGCCGCCGAGCTCGAGTCTCCCAACCCGGAAGCCGCCCCGCCCTCCGTGGACAAGGTCAACCTCGCCGAGAAGCTCGCCCTCTTCTCCGAGCACTGGTCTCCCAGGGTGGTGGGCGACTTGAACGGCCAGCAGGTGAAGCTGGTGAAGCTCCAAGGCCCCTTCGTCTGGCACCACCATGACGCCGAGGACGAGTTGTTCCTCGTCCTGCACGGCCACCTGCGCATGGAGCTGAAGGACCGCACCGTGGACGTGAAGCCCGGTGAGTTCATCATCATCCCGCGTGGCGTCGAGCACCGGCCCGTGGCCGAGGAAGAGGTCCACGTCCTCCTCTTCGAGCCCGCCTCCACCCTCAACACCGGCAACGTCCGCGGCGAGCGGACCGTCGAGAACCTCCAGCGGCTCTGA
- a CDS encoding transposase: MAGSRRPRVRVLRPKRTQVLAARTYEQLVDRGHPVRAVWAAVEALDMSDFERAIRARPHHAGRSAVDPRLLLALWVYGQMEGLSSAHAIAARLRTDVAYWWLCGGVGVSAHTLSSFMTRSGPAFRALLGKLLDDLCSRGAVRRPRRLAQDGTRVRASAGAASFHRKATLQKRAAEAAAAAGQCRQGASTKARAALERARADLQARATRALATLPAAARRQKRAKGGIHGEPRASLTDPQAHVMRMPDGGYRPAYNAQAVSDVESRLALAGRVTDEGADAAQLLPMVHWVAHVLGLKPDDWLVDGAYRNLKAFSALESQGIRVFSPLPARKNLPPPREPSRRRRDETIDAWRARMQTPAGKRTYAQRAPAAELLNAQLKERQGLRRLHVRGRKRAEAAWLLALVAHNLLLAIAQGWSDEPEGSFLLTP, from the coding sequence ATGGCGGGGAGCAGACGGCCGCGAGTGCGTGTGCTCCGGCCAAAACGGACTCAGGTGCTGGCTGCTCGGACCTATGAGCAGTTGGTTGACCGAGGTCATCCGGTTCGCGCCGTATGGGCGGCTGTCGAAGCGCTGGACATGTCGGACTTCGAGCGTGCCATCCGAGCCCGTCCCCATCACGCGGGTCGTTCGGCGGTGGACCCGAGGCTGTTGCTGGCGTTGTGGGTGTATGGGCAGATGGAGGGCCTGTCCAGCGCGCATGCCATTGCGGCCAGGCTGCGTACGGACGTTGCGTATTGGTGGTTGTGCGGCGGCGTCGGCGTGTCGGCCCATACGCTGTCCTCCTTCATGACGCGCTCAGGCCCTGCCTTCCGGGCGCTGCTGGGCAAGCTGCTGGATGACCTGTGCAGTCGCGGTGCCGTACGCCGACCACGGCGACTTGCACAGGACGGCACGCGTGTGCGTGCCTCAGCAGGGGCTGCCTCTTTTCACCGCAAGGCTACGCTGCAGAAGCGGGCAGCCGAGGCTGCTGCCGCCGCCGGCCAGTGCCGCCAAGGCGCGAGCACCAAGGCACGTGCCGCGCTGGAACGCGCTCGGGCCGATTTACAGGCCCGGGCGACACGCGCGCTCGCGACTTTGCCGGCAGCAGCACGGCGTCAGAAACGTGCGAAGGGGGGCATTCATGGCGAACCCCGAGCCTCTCTCACAGACCCCCAGGCACACGTGATGCGCATGCCAGACGGCGGCTACCGTCCCGCCTACAACGCGCAGGCCGTCTCGGATGTCGAGAGCCGACTGGCCTTGGCCGGCCGTGTCACTGATGAAGGCGCGGACGCCGCACAGCTGCTACCGATGGTGCACTGGGTGGCCCACGTCCTGGGACTCAAGCCCGATGACTGGTTGGTGGATGGGGCCTACCGGAATCTCAAGGCCTTCTCCGCGCTCGAGTCTCAGGGCATTCGTGTCTTCTCTCCCCTTCCAGCGCGCAAGAACCTGCCTCCACCGAGGGAGCCGAGCAGGCGCCGACGAGACGAAACCATCGATGCGTGGCGTGCGCGGATGCAGACACCCGCAGGCAAGCGCACATACGCCCAGCGCGCACCGGCGGCGGAATTGCTCAATGCGCAGCTCAAGGAGCGCCAAGGCCTGCGCAGGCTTCACGTACGAGGCCGCAAACGAGCCGAAGCTGCCTGGTTGCTCGCACTCGTCGCCCACAACCTCCTGCTCGCCATCGCGCAAGGGTGGAGCGACGAGCCGGAAGGCTCATTTCTTCTCACGCCCTGA
- a CDS encoding twin-arginine translocation signal domain-containing protein — MSETKNPKPQAQQETPETQEADQSRRGFLGKLGLGAAAAAMAVAPSPAQAATDCEDPAFRAREIVTAFNFNLAAGHLLSEDQLKELNTEVDETVRNAVVRDVIGARLKDFGLIQFDDIGKVSTSFSLHINVQK, encoded by the coding sequence GTGTCCGAGACCAAGAACCCGAAGCCTCAGGCGCAGCAGGAGACCCCGGAGACCCAGGAGGCGGACCAGAGCCGCAGGGGATTCCTCGGCAAGCTGGGCCTGGGAGCCGCGGCGGCGGCCATGGCCGTGGCGCCGAGCCCCGCCCAGGCGGCGACGGATTGTGAAGACCCGGCGTTCCGCGCGCGGGAAATCGTGACGGCCTTCAACTTCAACCTGGCGGCCGGCCACCTCCTGTCCGAGGACCAGCTCAAGGAGCTGAACACCGAGGTCGATGAGACGGTGCGGAACGCCGTCGTGCGGGACGTCATCGGCGCGCGACTCAAGGACTTCGGGCTCATCCAGTTCGACGACATCGGTAAGGTGTCCACCTCGTTCTCGCTGCACATCAACGTCCAGAAGTGA
- a CDS encoding RtcB family protein — translation MSWKQRLEKAAEGHYVLPKTKTMKVDADLFLSDKLLWGEGPEEPGLEDAVFDQVVNAASFPGVTRVAVTPDCHVGYGVPIGTVVETDGILLPTAAGYDIGCGMVQLQTTLLAEDVADPVKRRKWIDEVTRRIAVGVGASRAQKQRKVTDRTFAEVVRHGAKALGRGSSVTERDFIPVEDDRVDIPERAFGKRDQLGSLGGGNHFTEMQVDQDGRVWVMLHTGSRGFGWNIAKHFFVAGAAQLGLKSRSEDFVWLDAESALGRAYWNLHNMAANFAVANRLIIGEAVCAALEDVFGGTASVYYEISHNLIQKEAGKFVARKGATRAFPANHPALKKTPWEKTGHPILIPGSMETGSAILFAEQGAQKSIYSVNHGSGRRLSRGEARRVLKQDATDKRMAEAGILLNTRNTPLDESGPCYKNLDDVLETVELAGLARVAHRLKPVACIKGAD, via the coding sequence ATGAGCTGGAAGCAACGTCTCGAAAAGGCCGCCGAAGGCCACTACGTCCTGCCGAAGACCAAGACCATGAAGGTCGACGCGGACCTCTTCCTGTCCGACAAGCTCCTCTGGGGCGAGGGCCCCGAAGAGCCGGGACTGGAGGACGCCGTCTTCGACCAGGTGGTCAACGCCGCGTCCTTCCCCGGTGTCACGCGCGTCGCCGTCACGCCCGACTGTCACGTGGGGTACGGCGTGCCCATCGGCACCGTGGTGGAGACGGACGGCATCCTCCTGCCCACCGCCGCCGGCTACGACATCGGCTGCGGCATGGTGCAATTGCAGACAACCCTCCTCGCCGAGGACGTCGCCGACCCCGTCAAGCGCCGCAAGTGGATTGACGAAGTCACGCGCCGCATCGCCGTGGGCGTGGGCGCCAGCCGCGCGCAGAAGCAGCGCAAGGTGACGGACCGCACCTTCGCCGAAGTCGTCCGCCACGGCGCCAAGGCCCTGGGCCGCGGCTCGTCGGTGACGGAGCGCGACTTCATCCCCGTCGAGGACGACCGGGTGGACATCCCCGAGCGCGCCTTCGGCAAGAGAGACCAGCTGGGCAGCCTGGGCGGCGGCAACCACTTCACCGAGATGCAGGTGGACCAGGACGGGCGCGTCTGGGTGATGCTGCACACCGGCAGCCGCGGCTTCGGGTGGAACATCGCCAAGCACTTCTTCGTGGCGGGCGCCGCGCAGCTCGGCCTCAAGAGCCGCAGCGAGGACTTCGTGTGGCTGGACGCGGAGAGCGCGCTGGGCCGCGCGTACTGGAACCTCCACAACATGGCGGCCAACTTCGCCGTGGCCAACCGGCTCATCATCGGCGAGGCCGTGTGCGCCGCGCTGGAGGACGTCTTCGGCGGCACCGCCAGCGTGTATTACGAAATCTCCCACAACCTCATCCAGAAGGAGGCGGGGAAGTTCGTCGCGCGCAAGGGCGCCACGCGCGCGTTTCCGGCGAACCACCCCGCGCTCAAGAAGACGCCGTGGGAGAAGACGGGCCACCCGATTCTCATTCCCGGCTCCATGGAGACGGGCAGCGCCATCCTGTTCGCGGAACAAGGCGCACAGAAGTCCATCTACTCGGTGAACCACGGCTCCGGCCGCCGGCTGTCTCGCGGCGAGGCGCGGCGCGTGCTGAAGCAGGACGCCACCGACAAGCGCATGGCCGAGGCGGGCATCCTCCTCAACACGCGCAACACGCCGCTCGACGAGTCCGGGCCCTGCTACAAGAACCTGGACGACGTGTTGGAGACGGTGGAGCTGGCCGGGCTCGCCCGCGTGGCCCACCGCCTCAAGCCCGTGGCCTGCATCAAGGGCGCGGACTGA
- a CDS encoding DUF4142 domain-containing protein — protein MKRWMGWMLAGSLATGGSAFAQHEEGQTQPSEERSGQKPDGTLNGTDDTQSMFRMGEAQAIDKGESAMSGTPGTGGSGQQAMQGAQPDAAGMKLMDEGLLPIPTDEKAFLEVLHHGNQSEVQMGMLAQQRGSSQGVKDYGAKLVKDHQAADQKLMAYAQKKNLQLGEPKADNDFAKVMKNADEAEMAKLQSLHGPAFDRAYLANMVSEHDADVAKVMAGQKQFASNAELKKELDGLLPTLKQHREQAYNLLGQEKPRQARTPAKSR, from the coding sequence ATGAAGCGATGGATGGGTTGGATGCTGGCAGGTTCGCTCGCGACGGGTGGCTCAGCCTTCGCGCAGCATGAAGAGGGACAGACGCAGCCCTCGGAAGAACGCAGCGGGCAGAAGCCGGACGGCACGCTGAACGGCACCGACGACACCCAGAGCATGTTCCGCATGGGCGAGGCCCAGGCCATCGACAAGGGCGAGAGCGCCATGAGCGGTACGCCGGGCACCGGCGGCTCCGGCCAGCAAGCCATGCAGGGTGCCCAGCCGGATGCGGCTGGCATGAAGCTGATGGACGAGGGTCTGCTGCCCATCCCCACCGATGAGAAGGCCTTCCTGGAGGTGCTGCACCACGGCAACCAGTCGGAGGTGCAGATGGGCATGCTCGCGCAGCAGCGGGGCTCGTCGCAGGGCGTGAAGGACTATGGCGCGAAGCTCGTGAAGGACCATCAGGCCGCGGACCAGAAGCTCATGGCGTACGCGCAGAAGAAGAACCTCCAGCTCGGTGAGCCGAAGGCGGACAACGACTTCGCGAAGGTGATGAAGAACGCCGACGAGGCCGAGATGGCGAAGCTCCAGTCCCTCCACGGCCCCGCCTTCGACCGCGCCTACCTCGCCAACATGGTCTCCGAGCACGACGCGGACGTCGCCAAGGTGATGGCCGGCCAGAAGCAGTTCGCCAGCAACGCCGAGCTGAAGAAGGAGCTCGATGGACTGCTGCCCACGCTGAAGCAGCACCGCGAGCAGGCGTACAATCTGCTCGGCCAGGAGAAGCCGCGTCAGGCCCGCACGCCCGCGAAGAGCCGCTGA
- a CDS encoding TIGR02266 family protein, giving the protein MTSPSPAARPPAASSREAELTRAETELSSHEARLAEQLARAAAEASALAQRLNQTRAALERVRSEPDADPTLGDLAARLDAAAVPALDVESPRERALAARQAALEARRKAGQEMQAALKAHQEQAAQVARAVADAETVVKLQVEAAAARTRAKQEAATRAQQEAARARQAEQARARGTPAAPTPSVPPAMIPKGARPSGSEAAVGSRPSGSEAAMDARRNGRVRMHTSIDMRSDSNFFTGFSMDISEGGVFIATVDPVARGTQVELDFTLPGGRPMKVTGVVRWVRESNPRTPELMPGVGVQFTGLASEVAHAISTFVTTRDPMFFPD; this is encoded by the coding sequence ATGACCTCGCCGTCCCCTGCTGCCCGTCCGCCCGCGGCTTCCTCCCGCGAGGCGGAGCTGACTCGCGCCGAGACCGAGCTGTCCTCCCACGAGGCCCGGCTCGCCGAGCAACTCGCCCGTGCCGCCGCCGAGGCCTCCGCCCTGGCCCAGCGGCTGAACCAGACGCGCGCGGCGCTGGAGCGCGTGCGGTCCGAGCCCGACGCGGACCCGACGCTGGGCGACCTGGCCGCGAGGCTGGACGCGGCGGCGGTGCCGGCCCTGGACGTGGAGTCCCCGCGCGAGCGGGCGCTCGCGGCGCGACAGGCGGCGCTGGAGGCCCGGCGCAAAGCAGGACAGGAGATGCAGGCCGCGCTGAAGGCCCACCAGGAGCAGGCCGCGCAGGTGGCTCGCGCGGTGGCCGACGCGGAGACGGTGGTGAAGCTCCAGGTGGAGGCCGCGGCGGCGCGCACCCGGGCGAAGCAGGAGGCGGCGACGCGGGCCCAGCAGGAGGCCGCGCGGGCGCGTCAGGCCGAGCAGGCCCGGGCGCGGGGCACCCCGGCGGCGCCGACTCCTTCGGTTCCGCCAGCCATGATTCCGAAGGGCGCGCGGCCCTCCGGGTCCGAGGCTGCCGTGGGCTCGCGGCCCTCGGGGTCCGAGGCTGCGATGGACGCGCGGCGCAACGGGCGGGTGCGGATGCACACGTCCATCGACATGCGCAGCGACTCGAACTTCTTCACCGGCTTCTCGATGGACATCAGCGAGGGCGGCGTCTTCATCGCCACGGTGGACCCGGTGGCGCGCGGCACGCAGGTGGAGCTGGACTTCACGCTGCCGGGCGGCCGGCCGATGAAGGTGACGGGCGTGGTGCGCTGGGTGCGCGAGTCCAACCCCCGCACTCCCGAGCTGATGCCCGGCGTGGGCGTGCAGTTCACCGGCCTCGCGTCCGAGGTGGCCCACGCCATCTCCACCTTCGTCACCACGCGCGACCCGATGTTCTTCCCGGACTGA
- a CDS encoding trypsin-like serine protease gives MRIAVGLMLALERLRAQASALALVATAALPGAAQATPTESARVGTVWVKVLVDVSFSMSTVTRDGRTRFEALEQEFQTLSRSFNETDSKSCPIKLELEAFRSYPEQLNADSVAACLPPASRTTKGTSSFFTKRQALKPIPPSGFPAGLRPEGPLTDTPLSTAFQVAADELAHLGRPSDAHILLLITDGVPSCRRRSPDCTSGWCEFAQEQLRDEFREQWTAGAGHQVCSATVSAQHLGALEHSVFPLPGLSPACTQYAGPSLQQAGDGSTDKEQLTLLLKGAACHACGQCADEVREPIRPPIPPCPPEPAFSEVVAVGVSGRSRCTGVLLTPSTVLTARHCVPATEVLAGESITRPEARRTIIRTVLPPDARLDAALLWLDRPIDTAIRPWKSEAAPIAQASGVHVGFGTLSPSGELGFGDKHVTLLSLVDAGCTAQQALHSGCNPAFEWALRGSPGYDTCSGDSGGGLYESIYDGRQCRDAHGRVQLVHDWRLRGITSRSLAGSMSACGAGGIYTRMDVLTPWLEQVLAQPNL, from the coding sequence ATGCGCATTGCTGTCGGGTTGATGCTGGCACTCGAACGCCTGCGTGCTCAAGCCTCTGCGCTGGCGCTCGTCGCTACTGCAGCGCTACCAGGGGCCGCGCAGGCCACTCCGACGGAGTCCGCTCGCGTGGGCACCGTCTGGGTGAAGGTGCTCGTCGATGTCTCGTTCAGCATGAGCACCGTGACGCGGGATGGAAGAACCCGCTTCGAGGCGTTGGAGCAAGAATTTCAGACATTAAGCAGGAGCTTCAACGAGACCGATTCCAAATCCTGCCCCATCAAGTTGGAGCTGGAAGCATTTCGCTCATACCCCGAACAGCTCAATGCAGACAGCGTGGCGGCGTGCCTTCCACCCGCCAGTCGCACAACGAAAGGCACCTCCAGCTTCTTCACGAAGCGACAGGCTCTGAAGCCTATTCCTCCGTCTGGGTTTCCCGCAGGACTGAGGCCTGAAGGGCCGCTGACAGATACCCCCCTGAGCACCGCCTTCCAAGTCGCCGCCGACGAATTGGCCCACCTGGGACGCCCCTCAGATGCGCACATCCTGTTGCTCATCACAGACGGCGTGCCGAGCTGCCGGCGCCGGAGCCCGGACTGCACCTCGGGCTGGTGTGAGTTCGCTCAAGAGCAGCTTCGTGACGAGTTCCGGGAACAATGGACCGCAGGCGCCGGGCACCAGGTGTGCTCCGCCACAGTGAGCGCGCAGCACCTGGGAGCGCTCGAACATTCCGTGTTTCCCCTGCCGGGCCTGTCGCCCGCCTGTACGCAATACGCGGGGCCAAGCTTGCAGCAAGCTGGCGATGGCAGCACCGACAAGGAGCAACTCACCCTTCTGCTAAAGGGGGCAGCGTGCCATGCATGCGGCCAGTGTGCTGATGAAGTACGCGAGCCGATTCGTCCCCCCATCCCGCCGTGCCCACCGGAACCTGCCTTCTCCGAGGTGGTCGCCGTGGGGGTCTCCGGGCGAAGTCGGTGTACGGGAGTGTTGCTGACTCCCAGCACCGTACTGACCGCGCGGCATTGTGTGCCAGCAACAGAGGTGCTCGCGGGTGAGTCCATCACCCGGCCCGAGGCACGCAGGACCATTATCCGGACCGTCCTGCCGCCCGATGCGCGCCTGGACGCCGCCCTGCTGTGGCTCGACCGGCCTATCGACACCGCCATCCGGCCTTGGAAGTCGGAGGCAGCGCCCATTGCCCAGGCCAGCGGCGTGCATGTGGGGTTCGGTACCTTGAGCCCCTCGGGAGAACTCGGATTTGGGGACAAGCACGTCACGCTTCTGAGCCTGGTGGACGCAGGATGCACCGCACAGCAGGCGCTCCACAGCGGCTGCAATCCCGCCTTCGAGTGGGCGCTGCGGGGAAGTCCCGGCTACGACACGTGCAGCGGCGACAGCGGCGGCGGGCTGTATGAGTCCATCTATGATGGCCGCCAGTGCAGGGACGCCCATGGGCGCGTGCAGCTCGTCCATGACTGGCGACTCAGGGGCATCACGTCCCGCTCGCTCGCGGGCTCGATGTCCGCATGTGGCGCTGGCGGCATCTACACCCGGATGGACGTCCTGACGCCGTGGCTGGAGCAGGTCCTGGCGCAGCCCAATCTCTAG
- a CDS encoding radical SAM protein: protein MSPPSSESARLIPGMPARVQPGRRFLPQVYILKVASRCNLDCKYCYMYNLADQTWRQQPRKMSEDVLRSVARKVARAGTPAQILFHGGEPMLLGPDYFRRAVRIFQEEAPDVRLDFGMQSNGTLLNEAWIDTLHELGIGVGISLDGPAEVNDLNRVYRGSGRGTHADVVGSLQKLLASEKGSKVLGGALCVINLAQDPLRTYRHFVELGFTRISFLPMDGTYESPPPGKQAPFDDTPLADWLIPIFDEWFQNPRGVTVALFEQIIKLLFGARGAFVDLLSTYPKALVVIETDGGIEPTDSLKSAAHGITKLGLNVLHNELEDMFTKDIFQLLQSGEEGLAQKCRSCAYRYVCGGGLLAHRYSERNGFDNPTVYCADMLKLLGHIERRVGETLSPALVQRIRATLSRAASA from the coding sequence ATGAGCCCCCCTTCCTCCGAGTCCGCGCGGCTGATTCCCGGCATGCCGGCGCGTGTCCAGCCAGGCCGGCGGTTCCTGCCGCAGGTCTACATCCTGAAGGTCGCCAGCCGCTGCAATCTCGATTGCAAGTATTGCTACATGTACAACCTGGCGGACCAGACGTGGCGCCAGCAGCCGAGGAAGATGAGCGAGGACGTCCTGCGCTCCGTGGCCCGGAAGGTGGCCCGCGCGGGCACTCCCGCGCAGATTCTCTTCCACGGCGGCGAGCCCATGCTGTTGGGCCCGGACTACTTCCGGCGCGCCGTGCGGATATTCCAGGAGGAGGCGCCGGACGTGCGCCTCGACTTCGGCATGCAGAGCAATGGCACGCTGCTGAACGAGGCGTGGATTGACACCCTGCACGAGCTGGGCATCGGCGTGGGCATCAGCCTGGATGGCCCGGCCGAGGTCAACGACCTCAACCGCGTCTACCGGGGCAGCGGGCGCGGCACCCACGCGGACGTGGTGGGCTCCCTCCAGAAGCTGCTGGCCAGCGAGAAGGGCAGCAAGGTGCTCGGCGGCGCGCTGTGTGTCATCAACCTGGCGCAGGACCCGCTGCGCACCTACCGGCACTTCGTGGAGCTGGGCTTCACGCGCATCTCCTTCCTGCCCATGGACGGCACGTACGAGAGCCCTCCGCCAGGAAAGCAGGCGCCCTTCGACGACACCCCGCTCGCCGACTGGCTCATCCCCATCTTCGACGAGTGGTTCCAGAATCCCCGGGGCGTGACGGTGGCGCTCTTCGAGCAGATCATCAAGCTGCTGTTCGGAGCGCGCGGCGCCTTCGTGGACCTGCTGAGCACCTATCCGAAGGCCCTGGTCGTCATCGAGACGGACGGCGGCATCGAGCCCACCGACTCACTGAAGTCCGCGGCCCACGGCATCACCAAGCTGGGGCTCAATGTCCTGCACAACGAGCTGGAGGACATGTTCACCAAGGACATCTTCCAGCTGCTGCAGAGCGGGGAGGAGGGGCTGGCCCAGAAGTGCCGCTCCTGCGCCTACCGGTACGTGTGCGGCGGAGGGCTGCTGGCGCACCGGTACTCGGAGCGCAATGGCTTCGACAATCCCACCGTCTACTGCGCGGACATGCTCAAGCTCCTCGGCCACATCGAGCGCCGCGTCGGGGAGACCTTGAGCCCCGCGCTGGTCCAGCGCATCCGCGCCACGCTGTCCCGGGCGGCCTCCGCGTGA
- a CDS encoding tetratricopeptide repeat protein — MGERELMKLRELKEAAHALFARGRYAQCSETYERILRLAPKDPNVRVRHAESCRRAGDRQSAISSYRMAATLLLEQGCESRARGALRAALELDPRDPMILSDLARLGQPFPINAPEDDRPAASAVHVFERPPAPPSWARGSAAHRAAPGQVVPPPSPPSYIIRAAEETPAPSALPAVPAVAPVNAESLRAAGHTIVPIPMLRPVNARNVAPSITPVIQGRLITQAPVPPSSRTNGAAVPPVLSEPAVRPHMPPALRPSGIAPKQAASSGSTPLTMVPIPRAGDAPTGAPSVMPYRPELRRLGPNAVALRVSPQARWVIIRSDSPLEVSRAESLPVPGDAAPRPSPHP, encoded by the coding sequence ATGGGCGAGCGCGAGTTGATGAAGCTGAGGGAGTTGAAGGAAGCCGCGCATGCCCTGTTCGCGCGAGGGCGGTATGCACAGTGCTCGGAGACATACGAGCGCATCCTCCGTCTGGCGCCGAAGGACCCGAACGTGCGCGTGCGCCACGCGGAGTCCTGCCGCCGCGCGGGGGACCGGCAGTCCGCCATCAGCTCGTATCGCATGGCAGCGACGCTGCTATTGGAACAGGGTTGCGAATCACGAGCCCGGGGCGCGCTGCGCGCCGCGCTCGAGCTGGACCCGAGAGACCCGATGATTCTCTCGGACCTGGCGCGGCTGGGGCAGCCATTCCCCATCAACGCGCCAGAGGACGACCGGCCTGCTGCAAGCGCCGTCCACGTCTTCGAGCGGCCCCCCGCGCCTCCCTCGTGGGCGAGGGGCTCCGCGGCGCATCGGGCCGCGCCAGGTCAGGTGGTGCCGCCGCCTTCGCCTCCGTCGTACATCATCCGCGCGGCCGAGGAGACGCCGGCTCCGAGCGCACTGCCCGCCGTGCCCGCTGTCGCGCCGGTGAACGCGGAGTCCCTGCGCGCGGCCGGGCACACGATTGTGCCGATTCCGATGCTGCGTCCGGTGAACGCCCGCAACGTCGCGCCGAGCATCACGCCCGTCATCCAGGGACGGCTCATCACACAGGCGCCCGTGCCGCCGTCCTCGCGGACGAATGGAGCCGCCGTGCCTCCCGTCCTCTCCGAGCCGGCGGTGAGGCCCCACATGCCTCCGGCGCTGCGTCCCTCCGGCATCGCGCCCAAGCAGGCCGCGAGCTCCGGGTCCACGCCGTTGACGATGGTGCCCATTCCCCGGGCCGGTGATGCGCCTACCGGCGCGCCGTCGGTGATGCCGTACCGTCCCGAATTGCGCCGCCTGGGCCCGAATGCGGTGGCACTCCGTGTGTCTCCGCAGGCGCGCTGGGTCATCATCCGCTCGGACAGCCCGCTGGAGGTGAGCCGCGCGGAGTCGCTCCCCGTGCCCGGTGACGCCGCGCCGAGACCCTCGCCCCACCCCTGA
- a CDS encoding SIR2 family NAD-dependent protein deacylase — translation MDFDALLASVRGPVGQKTLVVTGAGVSLASGIPTFRGPDPGAVWANDVTEKGTWAYFKRVPHESWLWYLKRFELARGAKPNDAHRALAAWEQWQRRQGREFLLVTQNVDTLHEQAGSQALVKVHGSLDRARCTQRGCKQGPPSGTLPMAELDFGPLHADPSPESVPRCPACRSRLRPHVLWFDELYTEHTSYQFEHVLRTAKYATLVVFIGTSFSVGITDRVSEKGLLNGARVISIDPSGVSPHQGIQVVAERAEVVLPRLVDALAA, via the coding sequence ATGGACTTCGATGCGCTCCTCGCCTCGGTGCGAGGGCCAGTGGGACAGAAGACGCTCGTCGTCACCGGCGCGGGAGTGAGTCTCGCGAGCGGCATTCCGACGTTCCGCGGCCCGGACCCCGGCGCGGTGTGGGCGAACGACGTGACGGAGAAGGGGACCTGGGCGTACTTCAAGCGGGTGCCCCATGAGTCGTGGCTCTGGTACCTGAAGCGGTTCGAGCTGGCCCGGGGCGCGAAGCCCAACGACGCGCACCGGGCGCTCGCCGCGTGGGAGCAGTGGCAGCGGCGCCAGGGGCGCGAGTTCCTCCTCGTCACGCAGAACGTGGACACGCTGCATGAGCAGGCCGGAAGCCAGGCACTGGTGAAGGTGCATGGCAGCCTGGACCGGGCGCGGTGCACGCAGCGGGGCTGCAAGCAGGGCCCGCCCTCGGGCACGCTGCCCATGGCGGAGCTGGACTTCGGGCCGCTCCACGCGGACCCGAGCCCCGAGTCCGTGCCGCGCTGCCCCGCGTGTCGCAGCAGGCTCCGCCCGCACGTGCTGTGGTTCGACGAGCTCTACACGGAGCACACGTCGTACCAGTTCGAGCACGTGCTCCGGACGGCGAAGTACGCGACGCTCGTGGTGTTCATCGGGACGTCCTTCTCCGTGGGAATCACGGACCGCGTCTCGGAGAAGGGGCTGTTGAACGGCGCGCGGGTCATCAGCATCGACCCGTCTGGAGTGAGTCCCCATCAGGGCATCCAGGTCGTGGCCGAGCGCGCGGAGGTCGTGCTTCCGCGGCTCGTGGACGCGCTGGCGGCCTGA